A region of Selenomonadales bacterium 4137-cl DNA encodes the following proteins:
- a CDS encoding TIGR00341 family protein has translation MISIETDHSAVYKSVLGDAKPDIHYYTLIVLSCAVATYGLISGSAAVVIGAMLIAPLMGPILGGALAIAAGNRPLLRQAVKAEAMGAVVAIGLSAFLALIVPRSDLTVEIIARTTPTILDLVIALASGAAGTYAICTKPQGAALPGVAIATALMPPLCVVGIGLADQNFAVMSGALLLFLANTIAINVSAIVTFQLAGFSSSDCVLDINDPAACDTSRRRLWYPVALLVLISVPLAYIMYQTYSAASTEKIIRTAMVESIQSIAPQSSLMSSAHRYQDGAHIVEAAFRTTKIITSENIRQMENLLELRLGKPVRLTADIVLVQKVDDKSSVDSFGQLLPKVTEKQIVEVVKAATPEEIIQKTILEKISLLEQTILEDFTFEYRQGSATYTVNAKLSGPPLADGLLAQSIQTVLEDRLKRRVAVRLEYHPPLVPAAAAPSVPAVR, from the coding sequence TTGATAAGCATCGAAACCGACCACAGCGCGGTTTATAAAAGCGTGCTGGGCGACGCTAAGCCGGACATCCACTATTACACCCTCATCGTCCTTTCCTGCGCCGTCGCCACCTACGGCCTCATCTCCGGCAGCGCCGCCGTCGTCATCGGCGCCATGCTGATCGCGCCCCTCATGGGGCCCATCCTTGGCGGGGCGCTGGCCATCGCCGCCGGCAACCGGCCGCTTCTCCGGCAGGCTGTCAAAGCAGAGGCCATGGGGGCCGTGGTCGCCATCGGCCTTTCGGCTTTCCTGGCCCTCATCGTTCCCCGTTCCGATCTGACCGTGGAAATAATCGCCCGCACCACCCCTACCATCCTTGATCTGGTTATCGCCCTGGCTTCGGGCGCCGCCGGCACCTACGCCATCTGCACCAAGCCCCAGGGCGCGGCCCTGCCCGGGGTGGCCATCGCCACCGCCCTTATGCCGCCCCTCTGCGTTGTAGGCATCGGCCTGGCCGACCAGAACTTCGCCGTCATGTCGGGAGCGTTGTTGCTATTCCTGGCCAACACTATCGCCATCAACGTATCGGCCATCGTCACCTTCCAACTGGCCGGGTTTTCCAGCAGCGACTGCGTTCTCGACATAAACGACCCCGCCGCCTGCGACACCTCCCGCCGCCGGCTTTGGTACCCCGTTGCCCTGCTGGTCCTTATCTCGGTGCCCCTGGCCTACATCATGTACCAGACCTATTCGGCCGCCAGCACCGAAAAAATCATTCGCACCGCCATGGTCGAATCCATCCAGTCCATCGCTCCCCAGTCCAGCCTCATGAGCTCCGCTCACCGCTACCAGGATGGCGCCCACATCGTCGAGGCCGCCTTCCGGACCACAAAAATCATTACCTCCGAGAACATCCGCCAGATGGAAAACCTCCTCGAACTGCGGCTGGGCAAGCCGGTAAGGCTTACCGCCGACATCGTCCTCGTCCAGAAAGTTGACGATAAGAGCAGTGTCGACTCTTTCGGCCAACTGCTCCCCAAAGTAACCGAAAAACAAATAGTCGAAGTGGTGAAAGCCGCCACCCCCGAGGAAATCATCCAGAAAACCATTCTCGAAAAAATTTCCCTGCTGGAGCAAACCATCCTCGAAGACTTTACCTTCGAATACCGCCAGGGCTCGGCCACCTACACCGTTAACGCCAAACTGTCCGGTCCGCCGCTTGCCGACGGACTGCTGGCCCAGTCCATTCAGACCGTCCTTGAGGACCGGCTCAAGCGGCGGGTGGCCGTAAGACTCGAATACCATCCGCCGTTGGTTCCGGCCGCGGCCGCTCCTTCGGTTCCGGCTGTCCGCTAG
- a CDS encoding DMT family transporter, with protein sequence MIKPDKPARPDPIYFILLFVPLFWGGAFGVTKHVVAEIPPLTTAAVRFFLAGLLMTAWVAARGEWDWAPLKRRWGGVLLLALTGVFLYNIFFTVGMKYTSAINGALVIVVNPVTTAIVAVTLLGEPWSWRLVAGVALAFLGVLTTITRGSVETLAALSFSGGDLLMVGGVISWTAYTTIGKVVMKDVPPLLATSASTLAGSVLLLAATLAEDGWARLPAVSAQVAWEMVYLIVFPTVVAFFLYNVGIKRIGASRASAYINLMPVNAIWIAAVFYGETVTLAHLAGAALIISGLLLITVFDIRPSAAGHPLRQEE encoded by the coding sequence GTGATAAAGCCTGACAAACCCGCCCGCCCCGATCCCATCTACTTCATTCTCCTGTTCGTGCCCCTCTTCTGGGGCGGCGCCTTCGGCGTCACCAAGCACGTCGTCGCCGAAATACCGCCGCTCACCACCGCCGCCGTCCGCTTCTTCCTCGCCGGCCTCCTCATGACCGCCTGGGTCGCGGCCCGGGGCGAATGGGACTGGGCCCCCCTCAAGCGGCGTTGGGGCGGCGTGCTGCTCCTCGCGCTCACCGGCGTATTTCTCTACAACATCTTCTTCACCGTCGGCATGAAATACACCTCAGCCATCAACGGCGCCCTCGTCATCGTCGTCAACCCTGTCACCACGGCCATCGTCGCCGTCACCCTCCTCGGCGAGCCATGGAGCTGGCGTCTCGTCGCCGGCGTCGCCCTGGCCTTTCTCGGCGTCCTCACCACCATCACCAGAGGCTCCGTGGAAACCCTCGCCGCGCTGTCCTTCTCCGGCGGCGACCTGCTCATGGTCGGCGGCGTCATCTCCTGGACAGCCTACACCACCATCGGCAAGGTCGTCATGAAAGACGTCCCGCCCCTGCTCGCCACCAGCGCCTCCACCCTCGCCGGGTCCGTACTGCTGCTGGCCGCCACCCTCGCCGAGGACGGCTGGGCGCGCCTGCCCGCCGTCAGCGCCCAGGTCGCCTGGGAAATGGTCTACCTGATCGTATTCCCGACCGTTGTCGCCTTCTTCCTCTACAACGTCGGCATCAAGCGCATCGGCGCCAGCCGGGCCAGCGCCTACATCAACCTCATGCCCGTCAACGCCATCTGGATCGCCGCCGTCTTTTACGGCGAAACCGTCACCCTCGCCCATCTGGCCGGCGCGGCGCTGATAATCAGCGGCCTGCTGCTCATCACCGTCTTCGACATCCGCCCGTCTGCCGCCGGCCACCCCCTCCGGCAGGAGGAGTAG
- a CDS encoding DUF1343 domain-containing protein, producing the protein MRQSRSLIAKLTVVLAALLLMPLFGSGCASAPPAPAPVRESREPVRLGIDNIDKHLDLFKGKRVGLVTNATGINSSFESSIDVLKAKVNLVALYAPEHGIRGAVKAGDHVGYATDVKTGLPIYSLYGATKKPTPEMLAGIDVLAFDIQDIGARPYTYIYTMAYAMQAAAENGKTFVVLDRPNPVGGMVEGGLVKPGFESFIGMYPIPLRHGMTVGELARYFNKEFAIGCDLAVVPLTGWTRDMHWDDTGLPWVMTSPNIPTPDAALVYSGTGIFGGTNVSEGVGTTRPFELIGATWLNAEELADKMNAKNLPGAYFRPAYFSPRFGGNAGKTLGGVQIHITDRHAYQAVRTGITLLYTIQEISGGNFAYDFNPRGIPYIDLTTGDNGLRLGRYTLEELLAEWDKEAQQFKEKAKPYYLYQ; encoded by the coding sequence GTGCGCCAAAGCCGCAGCCTCATCGCGAAACTGACCGTCGTTCTTGCCGCCCTGCTCCTCATGCCCCTCTTCGGCAGCGGCTGCGCCAGCGCCCCGCCTGCCCCCGCCCCTGTCCGCGAGAGCCGCGAGCCCGTGCGTCTCGGCATCGACAACATCGACAAACACCTCGACCTCTTCAAGGGCAAGCGGGTCGGCCTCGTTACCAATGCCACCGGCATCAACAGCAGCTTCGAAAGCAGCATTGACGTCCTCAAGGCCAAGGTCAACCTCGTCGCCCTCTACGCCCCCGAGCATGGCATCCGCGGCGCCGTCAAGGCCGGCGACCACGTCGGCTACGCCACCGACGTCAAGACCGGACTGCCCATCTACAGCCTCTACGGCGCCACCAAGAAACCCACCCCCGAAATGCTCGCAGGCATCGACGTCCTCGCCTTCGACATCCAGGACATCGGCGCCCGCCCCTACACCTATATCTACACCATGGCCTACGCCATGCAGGCCGCCGCCGAGAACGGCAAAACCTTCGTCGTCCTTGATCGCCCCAACCCGGTCGGCGGCATGGTCGAGGGCGGACTGGTCAAGCCAGGCTTCGAATCCTTCATCGGCATGTACCCCATCCCCCTGCGCCACGGCATGACCGTCGGCGAGCTGGCCCGCTACTTCAACAAGGAATTCGCCATCGGCTGCGACCTCGCCGTCGTACCCCTCACCGGCTGGACGCGCGACATGCATTGGGACGACACCGGCCTGCCGTGGGTCATGACCTCGCCCAACATCCCCACCCCCGACGCCGCCCTCGTTTACTCCGGCACCGGCATCTTCGGCGGCACCAACGTCTCCGAAGGCGTCGGCACCACCCGGCCCTTCGAGCTCATCGGCGCCACCTGGCTGAACGCCGAGGAACTCGCCGACAAAATGAACGCCAAAAACCTGCCCGGCGCCTACTTCCGGCCCGCCTACTTCAGCCCGCGCTTCGGCGGCAACGCCGGCAAAACCCTCGGCGGCGTCCAGATACACATCACCGACCGCCACGCCTACCAGGCCGTCCGCACCGGCATAACCCTCCTCTACACCATCCAGGAAATCTCCGGCGGCAACTTCGCCTACGACTTCAACCCCCGGGGCATCCCCTACATCGATCTTACCACCGGCGACAACGGCCTCCGCCTCGGCCGCTATACCCTCGAAGAGCTTCTCGCCGAATGGGATAAGGAAGCACAGCAATTTAAAGAGAAAGCCAAACCCTATTACCTGTACCAATAA
- a CDS encoding HPr family phosphocarrier protein — translation MREQTLAITNKIGLHARPAALLVKTAAAYKSDITLVKGDKSVNAKSMLAIMSAGVKAGDAVTVRAAGEDEEQALEAVAALIKAGFNE, via the coding sequence ATGCGCGAACAAACTCTCGCCATCACCAACAAGATCGGCCTCCACGCCCGCCCGGCCGCCCTGCTCGTCAAAACAGCCGCCGCCTACAAGAGCGACATCACCCTCGTCAAAGGCGACAAAAGCGTCAACGCCAAAAGCATGCTCGCCATCATGAGCGCCGGCGTCAAAGCCGGCGACGCCGTCACCGTCCGCGCGGCGGGCGAGGATGAAGAGCAGGCTTTGGAAGCGGTCGCGGCCTTGATAAAAGCCGGTTTCAACGAATAA
- a CDS encoding carbohydrate deacetylase: MRRLIINADDLGLTPGCNRGILRAMTAGLVSDTTLMVNTAHTDDAVALLKAHGLAAGLHLNLTYGRPLLAGADVASLVEPDGAFHRPVNRVVAVCEPREAERELSAQVEKFLATGLTLTHLDSHHHAHSYPEILDVAISLARRLKVPLRQTGPAVRARIVAFGIPAPDAFSDAFYGPGATAESLRAIISAHRAGVLEIMCHPAEADDLLAGTSSYSGERLRELAVLTDPAMKDFLAAEGVELVSFAALGAS, translated from the coding sequence ATGCGCAGACTCATCATCAACGCCGACGACCTCGGCCTCACCCCTGGCTGCAACCGCGGCATCCTCCGCGCCATGACCGCCGGCCTCGTCAGCGACACCACCCTAATGGTCAACACCGCCCACACCGACGACGCCGTCGCTCTCCTCAAGGCCCACGGCCTCGCCGCCGGCCTCCACCTCAACCTCACCTACGGACGGCCGCTCCTCGCCGGCGCGGACGTAGCCAGCCTCGTTGAGCCGGACGGCGCCTTCCACCGGCCCGTCAACCGCGTCGTGGCCGTCTGCGAGCCGCGCGAGGCCGAACGCGAACTCTCCGCCCAGGTGGAAAAATTCCTTGCCACCGGCCTCACCCTCACCCACCTCGACAGCCACCACCACGCCCATTCCTACCCCGAAATCCTTGATGTCGCCATCAGCCTCGCCCGGCGGCTCAAAGTTCCTCTCCGCCAGACCGGCCCCGCCGTCCGCGCCCGCATCGTCGCCTTCGGCATCCCCGCCCCCGACGCCTTTTCCGACGCTTTCTACGGACCCGGCGCCACCGCCGAAAGCCTCCGGGCCATCATCAGCGCCCACCGCGCCGGCGTCCTCGAAATAATGTGCCACCCCGCGGAAGCCGACGACCTGCTTGCAGGGACAAGCTCCTACAGCGGCGAACGCCTGCGCGAGCTCGCCGTCCTCACCGACCCGGCCATGAAAGACTTCCTTGCCGCCGAAGGCGTCGAACTCGTAAGCTTCGCCGCCCTAGGCGCATCCTGA
- a CDS encoding 6-phospho-beta-glucosidase: MNGLKLAVIGGGSSYTPELVDGVLRRAGELPVAELWLADIPSGEEKLAVVAALARRMAARAGSAIEVHTTLDRRQALAGAHYVITQLRVGGLAARVSDERIPLKYDVLGQETVGPGGFANALRTVPVVLDICRDIEALCPDAWLINFANPAGLVTEAVLGHSAVKCIGLCNVPINMVMTAAKLLDAVPADVAIDFAGLNHLVWGLAVRLRGEDVTGVILAKLADGAALTMNNIPDLKWDAAFLKNLGLVPSPYHRYYYMTDRLLGEEQAAAAPGGPGTRAEQVQAVEEALFARYRDETLAEKPPELAKRGGAYYSEAAVSLISAIQNDKNETHTVNTRNNGAIAGLPADAVVEINCRVGKGGAVPLPVGPLPPDALSLAQQVKAYERLAIEAAVTGDRAVALAALAANPLVPSADVAGKLLDEILAANREYLPRFAGQQ, translated from the coding sequence ATGAACGGCCTCAAGCTCGCCGTCATCGGCGGCGGCTCCAGCTACACCCCCGAACTCGTTGACGGCGTCCTTCGGCGCGCCGGCGAACTGCCGGTCGCCGAGCTCTGGCTCGCCGATATCCCCTCAGGCGAAGAGAAACTCGCCGTCGTCGCCGCCCTTGCCCGGCGCATGGCCGCGCGGGCCGGCTCCGCAATTGAAGTCCATACCACCCTCGACCGGCGTCAGGCTCTGGCCGGCGCCCATTACGTCATCACCCAGCTCCGCGTCGGCGGCCTCGCCGCCCGCGTCAGCGACGAACGCATCCCCCTTAAATACGACGTCCTCGGCCAGGAGACCGTCGGGCCCGGCGGCTTCGCCAACGCCCTCCGCACCGTCCCCGTCGTCCTCGACATCTGCCGCGACATCGAAGCCCTCTGTCCCGATGCCTGGCTCATCAACTTCGCCAATCCCGCCGGCCTCGTCACCGAAGCCGTCCTCGGCCACAGCGCCGTAAAATGCATCGGCCTCTGCAACGTCCCCATCAACATGGTCATGACGGCCGCCAAGCTTCTCGACGCCGTCCCGGCCGACGTCGCCATCGACTTCGCCGGCCTCAACCACCTCGTCTGGGGTCTTGCCGTCCGCCTTAGAGGCGAAGACGTCACCGGCGTTATTCTCGCAAAGCTCGCCGACGGCGCCGCCCTCACCATGAACAACATCCCCGACCTCAAATGGGACGCCGCCTTCCTGAAAAACCTCGGCCTGGTTCCCAGCCCGTATCATCGCTACTACTACATGACCGACCGCCTGCTCGGCGAGGAACAGGCCGCCGCAGCTCCCGGCGGGCCGGGCACCCGCGCCGAGCAGGTCCAGGCCGTCGAAGAAGCGCTCTTCGCCCGCTACCGCGACGAAACCCTCGCCGAAAAACCGCCCGAACTGGCCAAACGCGGCGGCGCCTACTACTCAGAGGCCGCCGTATCCCTCATTAGCGCCATCCAAAACGACAAAAACGAAACCCACACCGTCAACACCCGCAATAACGGCGCCATCGCCGGCCTGCCCGCCGACGCCGTCGTCGAGATCAACTGCCGGGTGGGGAAGGGGGGGGCGGTGCCGCTGCCGGTCGGCCCTTTGCCGCCTGACGCCCTCAGCCTCGCGCAGCAGGTCAAAGCTTACGAACGCCTCGCCATCGAGGCCGCCGTCACCGGCGACCGCGCCGTCGCCCTGGCCGCCCTGGCCGCCAACCCCCTTGTGCCTTCCGCGGACGTCGCCGGGAAACTGCTGGACGAAATCCTCGCCGCCAACCGCGAATACCTGCCCCGCTTCGCCGGGCAGCAATGA
- a CDS encoding PTS lactose/cellobiose transporter subunit IIA: MTETVIFEIILHAGNARAEAYDALAAARAGDFAKAAGHLVRAEEEIGVAHRAQADTIQREAAGEKQDITLLFVHAQDHLMTAVAEKNLITHMIEQEKTIRDLAARLEAAR; the protein is encoded by the coding sequence ATGACCGAAACCGTCATCTTCGAAATCATCCTTCACGCCGGCAACGCCCGCGCCGAAGCCTATGACGCCCTCGCCGCCGCCCGGGCGGGCGACTTCGCCAAAGCCGCCGGACACCTCGTCCGCGCGGAAGAGGAGATCGGCGTCGCCCACCGCGCCCAGGCCGACACCATCCAGCGTGAGGCCGCCGGCGAAAAACAAGACATAACCCTCCTCTTCGTCCACGCCCAGGACCATCTCATGACCGCCGTCGCCGAGAAAAACCTCATCACCCACATGATCGAGCAGGAAAAAACCATCCGCGACCTGGCCGCCCGCCTGGAGGCGGCTCGATGA
- a CDS encoding PTS sugar transporter subunit IIC, with protein MDKIFAWLDRNLIPFMTRLSEQRHLKAVRDGIISTIPLIIVGSFFLIIAFPPVPALAALVKPYTAQILLPFRLTMGLMALYAAHSIGYHLARSYKLDGVAGGILALAAFLLTSLPVAVEDKGLALLMENLGGGGMFVAIIMAIFAVEILRFAKEKKITIRMPEGVPDSVARSFEALVPAGIIIPVVWAVRHLAGFDIQHAVTQLFTPLVTAGNTMAGVLAPIILISLLWATGIHGDSVVGTVARPMWLVLLDQNIAAAAAGQPPPNIGPEPFFQWFVFIGGSGATIGLVCLMLFSKSAYLRGVGKASFLPGVCNINEPIIFGAPIMLNPLLFVPFLAGPVLMGVITWLAMNFGLVAKPFILVPWTLPAPIGAYLTTGGDWRAIVLVAVNATVATAIYYPFFKAYERKLLKESAQEDSQ; from the coding sequence ATGGACAAAATCTTCGCCTGGCTCGACCGCAACCTCATCCCCTTCATGACCAGGCTCTCCGAGCAGCGGCACCTCAAGGCCGTGCGCGACGGCATCATCTCCACCATCCCCCTCATCATCGTCGGCAGCTTCTTCCTCATCATCGCCTTCCCGCCCGTGCCCGCCCTCGCCGCCCTCGTCAAGCCCTACACCGCCCAGATCCTGCTGCCCTTCCGCCTCACCATGGGCCTCATGGCCCTCTACGCCGCCCACAGCATCGGCTACCACCTCGCCCGCTCCTACAAGCTCGACGGCGTCGCCGGCGGCATCCTCGCCCTCGCCGCCTTCCTCCTTACCAGCCTGCCTGTCGCCGTCGAAGACAAGGGGTTGGCCCTCCTCATGGAAAACCTCGGCGGCGGCGGCATGTTCGTCGCCATCATCATGGCTATCTTCGCTGTCGAAATCCTTCGTTTCGCCAAAGAGAAAAAAATTACCATCCGCATGCCCGAAGGCGTTCCCGACTCCGTCGCCCGCTCCTTTGAGGCCCTCGTCCCCGCAGGCATCATCATCCCCGTCGTGTGGGCCGTCCGCCACCTTGCCGGCTTCGACATCCAGCACGCCGTCACCCAACTCTTCACCCCCCTTGTCACCGCCGGCAACACCATGGCCGGCGTCCTCGCCCCCATCATCCTCATCTCTCTCCTGTGGGCCACCGGCATCCACGGCGACTCGGTCGTCGGCACCGTCGCCCGGCCGATGTGGCTGGTCCTCCTCGACCAGAACATCGCCGCCGCCGCCGCCGGCCAGCCCCCGCCCAACATCGGCCCCGAGCCCTTCTTCCAGTGGTTCGTCTTCATCGGCGGCTCGGGAGCAACCATCGGCCTCGTCTGCCTGATGCTGTTCTCCAAATCCGCCTACCTGCGCGGCGTCGGCAAAGCCTCCTTCCTGCCCGGCGTCTGCAACATCAACGAACCCATCATCTTCGGCGCCCCCATCATGCTCAACCCGCTGCTGTTCGTGCCCTTCCTCGCCGGGCCGGTGCTCATGGGCGTCATCACCTGGCTGGCCATGAATTTCGGCCTCGTCGCCAAACCCTTCATCCTCGTGCCCTGGACGCTGCCCGCTCCCATCGGCGCGTACCTCACCACCGGCGGCGACTGGCGGGCCATCGTCCTCGTAGCCGTCAACGCCACGGTCGCCACCGCCATCTACTACCCCTTCTTCAAAGCCTACGAACGCAAATTGCTCAAAGAGTCCGCCCAGGAGGACAGCCAATGA
- a CDS encoding PTS sugar transporter subunit IIB, whose product MKILLVCSGGMSTAIIVKAIEQQAAKTGRDLTVKSVGSGEFADTVKGGWDIALVAPQVRHRLAEFQAAAAEAGVPVALIPPQGYSPLGGAIILAEIDKILG is encoded by the coding sequence ATGAAAATACTCTTAGTCTGTTCCGGCGGCATGTCCACCGCCATCATCGTCAAAGCCATCGAACAACAGGCCGCCAAAACCGGCCGCGACCTCACCGTCAAATCGGTCGGCAGCGGCGAATTCGCCGACACCGTCAAAGGCGGCTGGGACATCGCCCTTGTCGCCCCCCAGGTCCGCCACCGCCTCGCCGAGTTCCAGGCCGCCGCCGCCGAGGCTGGCGTGCCTGTGGCCCTCATCCCGCCTCAGGGGTATAGCCCCCTGGGCGGCGCAATCATCCTCGCCGAAATCGATAAGATACTAGGCTAG
- the murQ gene encoding N-acetylmuramic acid 6-phosphate etherase: MTFNFDAIVTEQPNPATVGIDSRSTADILRLMNDEDKTVAFAIEKELPAIAAAVDAVVSAMKTGGRLIYIGAGTSGRLGVLDAAECPPTFGTDPKLVVGVIAGGESALVRPAEGVEDDAGAAVGQLRQIDLSAADVLVGIAASGRTPYVLAALEYANALGAFTVAVTSVPGSAVAGAARVAITPVVGPEVIAGSTRLKAGTAAKMVLNMLTTAAMVRLGKVYGNRMVDLKPTNVKLWERAKRIVAEAAGVSKEDAEDALNRCGRSAKTAIVMLKTGCAADDAERRLQAADGFVSKAIGNP; encoded by the coding sequence ATGACTTTCAACTTCGACGCCATCGTCACCGAACAGCCCAACCCCGCCACCGTCGGCATCGACAGCCGCTCCACCGCCGACATCCTGCGCCTGATGAACGACGAAGACAAAACCGTCGCCTTCGCGATCGAAAAGGAGCTCCCGGCCATCGCCGCCGCCGTCGACGCCGTCGTCAGCGCCATGAAAACCGGCGGCCGGCTGATTTACATCGGCGCCGGCACCAGCGGGCGGCTGGGCGTCCTCGACGCCGCCGAATGCCCGCCCACCTTCGGCACCGACCCCAAACTTGTCGTCGGCGTCATCGCCGGCGGCGAATCCGCCCTCGTTCGTCCGGCTGAAGGGGTGGAAGACGACGCCGGCGCCGCCGTCGGTCAGCTCCGCCAGATCGATCTTTCCGCCGCCGACGTCCTCGTCGGCATCGCCGCCAGCGGCCGGACGCCGTACGTTCTCGCCGCCCTCGAATACGCCAACGCGCTCGGCGCTTTCACCGTCGCCGTTACCTCCGTCCCCGGCTCGGCCGTCGCCGGGGCGGCCCGCGTTGCCATAACCCCCGTCGTCGGCCCCGAGGTCATCGCCGGCTCCACCCGCCTTAAAGCCGGCACCGCCGCCAAGATGGTCCTCAACATGCTCACCACCGCCGCCATGGTCCGGCTGGGCAAAGTATACGGCAACCGCATGGTCGACCTCAAGCCCACCAACGTCAAACTGTGGGAACGGGCCAAACGCATCGTCGCCGAAGCCGCCGGCGTCTCCAAAGAAGACGCCGAGGACGCCCTCAACCGCTGCGGACGCAGCGCCAAGACCGCCATTGTGATGCTCAAAACCGGCTGCGCCGCCGACGACGCCGAACGCCGCCTCCAGGCCGCCGACGGCTTTGTATCGAAAGCCATCGGCAACCCCTAA
- a CDS encoding BadF/BadG/BcrA/BcrD ATPase family protein, whose amino-acid sequence MSWIIGIDGGGTKTVACAADLSGRLLARIEKGAANYHVIGLSAFAALVAGIVDDLAEAAGCDRSALALVSLGLAGADRDRDRELLGGALSGLGCPCLIGSDARIALAAGLGDREEGIVLIAGTGSIAYGRTRRGEIIRAGGWGHLVSDEGSGYDIGRQAIARGLKAAEGREIPSLLLDRIIDSLGVADIAGLIAFLHSPATAKADIAALAATVAALAAEGDKLAAAVIADAAVELAGLVASVVARGFPGAAPGAAPVPVAAYGGLLLGCPALRERLAGLLAGQAELLPPGPEPVMGALKIGYDYLKSLKAGS is encoded by the coding sequence ATGAGCTGGATCATCGGCATCGACGGCGGCGGCACCAAAACGGTCGCCTGCGCCGCCGACCTGTCCGGCCGCCTGCTGGCGCGTATCGAAAAGGGCGCCGCCAACTACCATGTCATCGGCCTGTCCGCCTTCGCCGCCCTCGTCGCCGGCATCGTCGACGACCTGGCCGAAGCCGCCGGCTGCGACAGGTCCGCCCTCGCCCTCGTCAGCCTCGGCCTGGCCGGCGCCGACCGCGACCGCGACCGCGAGCTGCTCGGCGGCGCCCTGTCCGGCCTGGGCTGCCCATGCCTGATCGGCAGCGACGCCCGTATCGCCCTTGCCGCCGGGCTGGGGGACCGGGAAGAGGGCATCGTCCTCATCGCCGGCACAGGCTCGATCGCCTACGGGCGGACGCGTCGCGGCGAAATCATCCGCGCCGGCGGCTGGGGCCACCTCGTCAGCGACGAAGGCAGCGGCTACGACATCGGCCGCCAGGCCATCGCCCGCGGGCTGAAAGCCGCCGAAGGACGCGAGATACCTTCGCTCCTCCTCGACCGCATCATCGACAGCCTTGGTGTGGCCGACATCGCCGGCCTCATCGCTTTCCTCCACAGCCCCGCCACCGCCAAGGCCGACATCGCCGCCCTAGCCGCCACGGTCGCCGCTCTCGCCGCAGAAGGCGACAAGCTCGCGGCCGCGGTCATCGCCGACGCCGCCGTCGAACTCGCCGGCCTCGTCGCGTCAGTCGTCGCCCGCGGCTTCCCCGGGGCCGCCCCCGGGGCCGCCCCCGTGCCCGTCGCCGCTTACGGCGGGCTTCTTCTGGGCTGCCCGGCTCTCAGGGAACGCCTCGCCGGGCTGCTGGCCGGCCAGGCCGAACTTCTTCCTCCGGGACCGGAGCCGGTTATGGGAGCCCTAAAAATTGGATATGACTATCTTAAATCTCTAAAAGCCGGTTCCTAG
- a CDS encoding D-alanyl-D-alanine carboxypeptidase family protein encodes MRRRVVPLILILVFLWQTVVLAASPAPKVDAEAAVLMVAGTKRILYAINPDAIMYPASTTKIMTALVALERGKADSVVTVSGSAAGCEGSSLELREGDRLSLRDLLYGMMLVSGNDAAEAVAEHVAGSVPAFVDLMNARTEKLGLINTHFANPHGLPDPRNHYSSARDLALITAQALQNPEFARIVATREYAVPFKNRAPVSVSNTNKLLKTYPGASGVKTGYTQAAGDCLVASARRGGVQLVVVLLNDDERWADAAKLLDYGFAAIAAGAGR; translated from the coding sequence ATGCGCCGCCGAGTCGTACCACTTATCCTCATCCTCGTGTTTCTCTGGCAAACCGTCGTCCTGGCCGCGTCGCCGGCCCCCAAGGTCGACGCCGAAGCGGCCGTGCTGATGGTGGCCGGCACTAAAAGGATACTGTACGCCATCAACCCCGACGCCATCATGTACCCGGCCAGCACCACCAAAATAATGACCGCCCTCGTCGCCCTCGAACGGGGCAAAGCGGATTCCGTCGTTACCGTCAGCGGCAGCGCGGCCGGCTGCGAAGGCTCCAGCCTGGAGCTCAGGGAGGGCGACCGACTGAGCTTACGCGACCTCCTTTACGGCATGATGCTCGTCTCCGGCAACGACGCCGCCGAAGCCGTCGCCGAACACGTCGCCGGTTCTGTCCCGGCCTTCGTCGACCTGATGAACGCCAGGACCGAAAAACTAGGGCTGATTAATACCCATTTCGCCAACCCCCACGGCCTGCCCGATCCCCGCAACCATTACAGCTCCGCCAGGGACCTGGCCCTCATAACGGCCCAAGCCTTGCAGAATCCCGAATTCGCCAGGATCGTCGCCACCCGCGAATATGCCGTCCCCTTTAAAAACCGTGCTCCGGTAAGCGTCAGCAATACCAACAAACTCCTCAAAACCTACCCCGGGGCCAGCGGCGTCAAAACAGGCTACACCCAGGCGGCCGGCGACTGCCTGGTGGCCTCGGCCCGGCGCGGCGGCGTGCAGCTCGTCGTCGTGTTGCTCAATGATGATGAGCGGTGGGCAGACGCCGCAAAGCTCCTCGACTACGGGTTTGCGGCTATTGCTGCCGGGGCGGGCCGCTGA